A genome region from Halichondria panicea chromosome 15, odHalPani1.1, whole genome shotgun sequence includes the following:
- the LOC135348737 gene encoding methylcytosine dioxygenase TET1-like: MCFSTITTQRLNTSKKKKALMAFPGVVQPWPMQPHGSPQFHHFVSPWNTPPSHQVVATSPLATNVHSTTANARILYQQQQQQQQPYLHASPVRMSPVSIAPPAINLPAPNVPASTVSQSPQAPQPSTSGINQPSTLNLSAAASSSHATPGPPVAVDPTRSTSPSPTKKKRVRRKRCWTCEGCLRKDNCGTCSVCTNANTTNSVCKMRRCDVLKRRPSLSCPTPTSFTSMDPEVPQSFDFTSMNAAERLTTPFPSHSPLKENQPEFKVSPPKRKRRGTGTCKPSVKEPPPCGCPGSDEGFYYTHLGSGPSPDKLRETLEERYSVTGNKLRMLEVTFGGIEAKTADGCPTAEWIIRRRDKEELFCVVYRHHKGHVCDGVYTVISIVLWEGLSHARALHIYRHFTTILPTYGIPTVRKCEKNETKSCSCQGTDNETRGCSFSFGCSWSVYYDGCKFAKSRVPRKFKLTDTSKEEELEGTVQALSTDLAPVYKWLAPDAYDNQVATNEAGQECRLGNGEEKPFSGITACMDFCAHSHYDRHNMTHGGATLVCTILKKGVLGKDDTTEETSEQLHVLPLYRLKNAPAQSIPGIEIRPVRDDVQEVGYEEPTRTEEEVKRIRTLAATQGQTSFDQSAHAELNTTREFPVLNLAKPNPPSFNRVSSGSPPFTTDPQTPSPVISNHSSGYGSMSSVPQTPSTPTNTAPVFNTLIQTQQRPPFQFPPDMRANTPCVSNPPPLSSAPMKPTPTYPSPNAVNGFHPHFMNGMQRLQAQPLMRQTIKQEHDMVHTLRPMDNLIATTGNSSCTDSDSDCYMVTDSSPAPSQESPSHQVKFEQPPMPRMNGFHSMPPSLVSTPPKCSPSINGTSYSHQLERKQVCFSSPDSACGTPTNNMPRMAPSGPFSEQQPQSDYENCVKEQKRRNSDRVYAIPGGVALALGHGSILIECAKKELHATTSIKNPCRSLPTRLSIVFYQHKKLTRRYHGWYEEEQKQKLRNEESARQKLLTEQKNNNLSGNLSQFNFPGTSGQIFPPQILAEGFARGQRDCDSSSESSDTLEYIYNLLEEEEGLELEMDNPLDIPSCHVPRAMPFSEVEDPFYVELPIKKVDTYEKFRPVPGSVVTPQPYPFRLVSVPTQHTNSYSNSVCKPQDVITGSYGRWLS, from the exons ATGTGTTTCTCGACAATAACTACACAAAGATTGAACACATCCAAGAAGAAGAAAGCACTAATGGCTTTTCCTGGTGTTGTACAGCCATGGCCAATGCAGCCTCATGGCTCTCCTCAGTTCCACCACTTCGTGAGTCCATGGAACACACCACCCTCCCATCAAGTAGTGGCCACAAGCCCTCTGGCTACAAATGTCCACAGTACTACAGCCAATGCTCGCATACTGTATCAGCAACAGCAGCAACAGCAGCAACCGTACTTACATGCGAGTCCGGTAAGAATGTCCCCTGTGTCCATCGCACCACCGGCCATCAACCTCCCTGCACCTAACGTACCTGCAAGTACAGTTTCACAAAGTCCGCAAGCTCCTCAACCCTCTACTAGTGGGATCAACCAACCTAGTACCCTAAACTTGAGTGCTGCTGCATCCAGTTCGCATGCGACACCGGGACCTCCAGTAGCGGTGGATCCTACTAGAAGTACGTCACCAAGTCCGACAAAGAAGAAACGAGTTCGTCGTaagaggtgttggacgtgtgAAGGATGTCTTAGGAAAGACAACTGTGGAACCTGTAGCGTCTGTACTAACGCAAATACCACAAATTCTGTCTGCAAGATGAGGCGATGTGACGTTCTCAAGAGAAGGCCTTCTCTG tcatgccccacccccacatcTTTCACATCAATGGATCCGGAGGTGCCACAGTCATTCGACTTTACTAGTATGAATGCTGCGGAGagactgaccacaccctttcCCTCCCACTCACCCCTCAAGGAGAACCAACCAGAG TTTAAAGTGAGTCCCCCCAAGCGCAAGAGACGAGGAACCGGGACCTGCAAGCCCTCGGTCAAGGAACCACCTCCCTGTGGTTGCCCTG gGTCTGATGAAGGGTTCTACTACACTCACCTCGGCTCAGGCCCCTCCCCCGACAAGCTACGAGAGACGCTGGAGGAACGATACTCAGTCACTGGCAATAAACTCAGAATGTTGGAG GTCACGTTCGGTGGTATAGAAGCCAAGACGGCCGACGGCTGCCCTACTGCCGAGTGGATCATACGTCGCAGAGACAAGGAGGAACTGTTTTGTGTTGTTTATCGTCATCACAAGGGCCATGTCTGTGACGGTGTGTACACTGTGATCAGCATTGTGTTATGGGAAGGACTGTCTCATGCACGGGCTCTGCACATCTATCGCCACTTCACCACCATTCTGCCCACCTATGGGATACCAACAGTCAGGAAATGCGAGAAGAATGAAAC TAAGTCGTGTTCGTGTCAGGGAACTGACAATGAGACAAGAGGTTGCTCATTCTCCTTTGGATGCTCATGGAGTGTCTACTATGACGGCTGCAAGTTTGCAAAGAGCAGAGTTCCAAGGAAGTTCAAGCTAACTGATACATCCAAG GAAGAGGAGCTGGAAGGCACAGTGCAGGCACTGTCAACAGATTTGGCACCTGTATACAAGTGGCTCGCTCCCGACGCATACGACAATCAG GTGGCTACAAACGAGGCGGGGCAGGAGTGTCGTCTGGGTAATGGCGAGGAGAAGCCATTCTCTGGGATCACGGCCTGCATGGACTTCTGCGCCCACAGTCACTATGACAGACACAACATGACCCATGGTGGAGCTACACTG gtgtgtACTATCCTGAAGAAAGGTGTTCTCGGCAAAGACGACACAACTGAAGAGACATCTGAACAACTCCACGTTCTCCCTCTGTATCGTCTCAAGAACGCACCCGCTCAAAGTATTCCTGGCATTGAGATTCGGCCAGTCCGAGATGACGTGCAGGAGGTGGGCTATGAGGAACCAACGCGCACTGAGGAAGAGGTCAAGCGTATCAGAACACTCGCTGCCACTCAAGGACAGACGTCTTTTGATCAATCTGCTCATGCTGAATTGAACACAACTCGAGAATTTCCGGTCCTCAACTTGGCTAAGCCTAATCCTCCTTCGTTCAATCGCGTGTCGTCTGGATCCCCGCCCTTCACGACAGATCCGCAAACGCCCTCACCTGTCATATCCAACCACTCTTCAGGGTACGGTTCGATGTCATCCGTACCTCAGACCCCGTCTACCCCCACAAACACTGCTCCTGTTTTTAACACTCTAATTCAGACGCAACAACGACCACCATTTCAATTCCCCCCAGATATGAGAGCTAATACCCCCTGTGTTTCCAACCCCCCACCTCTGAGCAGCGCTCCAATGAAACCCACCCCCACCTACCCCTCTCCCAACGCAGTTAATGGATTCCATCCACACTTTATGAACGGAATGCAGCGATTGCAAGCTCAACCGCTGATGAGGCAGACCATCAAGCAGGAACACGATATGGTGCACACCTTACGACCAATGGATAACCTCATCGCGACAACCGGTAACTCGTCGTGTACTGATTCAGACAGTGATTGCTATATGGTGACTGATTCATCCCCAGCACCCTCGCAAGAATCTCCTTCACACCAAGTCAAGTTTGAGCAACCACCAATGCCAAGGATGAATGGCTTTCACTCTATGCCACCGTCTTTGGTCTCGACACCTCCGAAGTGCTCTCCGTCGATAAATGGGACGAGTTACTCACATCAGCTCGAGAGGAAGCAGGTTTGCTTTTCCTCACCTGATAGTGCATGTGGCACCCCCACTAACAATATGCCGAGAATGGCCCCTTCCGGTCCTTTTTCCGAGCAGCAGCCACAAAGTGACTACGAGAACTGTGTAAAGGAACAGAAACGGAGGAATTCAGATCGTGTCTATGCTATCCCTGGAGGAGTTGCTCTAGCTCTTGGACATGGGTCCATTTTGATTGAGTGTGCTAAGAAAGAGCTTCATGCAACCACTTCCATTAAGAACCCGTGCAGGTCGCTACCGACAAGACTATCCATTGTATTTTACCAACACAAGAAGCTGACAAGGCGGTATCACGGCTGGTACGAGGAAGAACAGAAACAAAAGCTTAGAAACGAAGAAAGTGCACGACAAAAGCTACTCACAGAGCAAAAGAACAACAATTTAAGTGGCAACCTCAGCCAGTTCAATTTCCCTGGTACTTCTGGGCAGATTTTTCCACCACAAATTCTCGCTGAGGGATTTGCCCGAGGTCAAAGAGACTGTGACTCCAGCTCTGAAAGTTCCGACACTCTGGAATACATATACAACCTTCTGGAGGAAGAAGAGGGGCTTGAACTAGAGATGGACAACCCTCTAGATATTCCATCATGCCATGTGCCTCGTGCCATGCCGTTCTCTGAAGTGGAAGATCCGTTCTATGTTGAACTCCCAATAAAGAAAGTCGACACTTACGAAAAATTTCGGCCGGTACCTGGCTCTGTTGTAACGCCACAACCCTATCCGTTCAGACTTGTTTCAGTGCCTACTCAGCATACCAACTCATATAGCAACTCAGTTTGCAAGCCTCAAGATGTTATTACGGGGAGCTACGGCAGGTGGCTCTCCTGA